AAATCCAAACAGTTTTCTTTTCTAATCTCTAACATTGATCGTTAGATAGATTTGGGTTTAaaatatgttcttctactcgtcaATGGGTATCAGTTCATCATACCGATAGTCAAATAATCACTTAGAAATCGTTAGccagactttaaaaaaaaaccttaacagCCCAAtggcttaaataaaaattttcgaataatttaatgaccattttataactttttgaaattaagtaaccaaaacataaatttaataacagTTTAGTGAGTTAGTGTAATTTACTTTATGTTTGcctataaatgaaaatgattacATTCATATAACAAATTGCAAACATTTGATCAACTTTACTGATTCAAGTTTTACATTTacacaattaaaacaaaaaaaaaaaactgaaaaaaaagcataaataatacACAAATTATGGTATTAAACTCGCCTCATTGTCggctataaaaaaaaattacagtgGCATCAAATTATTGAATCGAAAAGTAGATGTATACAAATGTATATAACATATGATAGCCATCGAGCGGTtcaaccaattcaatcaattgatTTCATTCAGCTCTGTTATTTTGTTCTTATCTGACTTGGTTTTTAGTGTGTCGTCATCAAATTCATGAATTAACCTTTAAACAGATCAAGGTTTAGTGTTATCTAAAGATAGGTAACGTGGACAGCACAAGCTTGATTATCTTATTTGAAATTGTATAGTTTTCATCTTCTAGTAGTTGAAAATCAGTGCCTATAAAACATTCCCTTGTTTTCCAAATCACAACAACATCAAACATTGCTGTCTTAAAAGAGATCTGAAACAGGAGCTAGTTCAAAGTCTGTCGAAGATGGCAGGAACAAGCTCTGCGAGGATTGTTTTAGTTGTTGTGTTTGGTGTTTTAGCATTGATTGGGTCCGCACAGGCTCAACTGCAGATGAACTTTTATGCCAGCAGCTGTCCTAAAGCCGAGCAGATTGTGCTGGACTATGTTAAACAGCACATCCCTAATGCCCCATCCCTCGCTGCTTCTTTCTTAAGAATGCACTTCCATGATTGCATTGTCAGGGTAAACTTCtgcctttttctcttttatatttatattcgaCCTTTGATTCGGCTTTAACAACCATGGTGTGGCATAGAAACAAGGAGTGAAAAtgatactatttttattttctgcgGGCAGGGCTGTGATGCATCAGTGCTTCTAAACTCCACATCTGGCCAAGCAGAGAAGAATGCAGTCCCAAATCTAACACTGAGGGGCTTTGATTTCATTGAAAGAGTGAAGAGCCTCCTCGAAGCCGAATGCCCTGGAGTTGTCTCTTGTGCCGATATCCTCACTTTGGTTGCCAGAGACTCTGTAGTAACCACTGTAAGTACAAAAAATCACCTGCATGCTTTCCATTTCCCACATAAAACATAACCATCCCAAGCACTGAAAATGGTCACTGCTTATCACAGGGAGGTCCATTTTGGAATGTTCCAACAGGAAGAAGAGACGGTGTGATATCCAATATCACCGAAGCAAATACCAACATTCCAAGCCCTTTCCACAACTTCACTACTCTCCTTACTCTTTTCAGTAACCAAGGACTTAACTTGACCGACTTAGTTCTCCTATCTGGTATAATTTACACTTAACCTACTCGTTCCGTTCATCCATAACATGTAATGACATCATTGTTTTTCAGGTGGTCACACCATCGGCATATCCCATTGCCCGGCTGTTTCGCGCCGACTGTACAATTCCACCGGCCCCGGCGGAATCGACCCAACCATGGACAGCGAGTACGCTGAAAACCTCAAGGCCAACAAGTGTAAAACCGCGAGCGATAACACCACAATACTTGAGATGGACCCTGGGAGTCGGAAAACCTTCGATCTTAGCTACTACTCACTCTTGCTCAAAAGAAGGGGTCTTTTCCAATCCGATGCTGCTTTAACCACTGATTCAACCAGCTTGGCTTTCATCAACCAGCTCCTTACCAGTCCCCCACAGTTCTTCTTTGATGAGTTTGCCAAAGCCATGGAGAAAATGGGTCGGGTTAATGTTAAGACTGGATCCGAAGGCCAGATCCGGAAGCAATGTGCCCTTGTCAACAACTAAAATAGAAAgggttttttttgttcttttctttgtttccttatttttgttgttgagattttttttatttatagtgTCGGGGTTAAGGGAATAAAACAGGTGAAGACAACTACTTGGAGATGGGACTCTTTCGGTTTGTTCATGTAGTTTTCGGTGTGATGTCGTGCGCAATCCAGCTCActgttttttttgttctttctgaCCTTTATGTATTAAGTTGGACTTGTGAATAATAAAGGGTAAACTGTATTTTTTGTCACCTAATTTtcataagtttttattttgaacattgtaattaaataaaaaatttgaattttgacaCTACTGTTaacaatcatttttattttagtcacccatagttaaaaaaagaaaattcattttatctttttaatttccttttttccagaattaattttagttcttttctaATAAAAAGTGAAAACTTAGATTCTTATAAGAGAAAACCCGAGTTTTTACAGTGAGTTGAGTTACAGGAAAATAAAACTTGCCTTTCATTTCTGTAGCGGAAAAACTCAATTCCCTATAAAATTCTGggtttattgttttcttttttgaaagTAGATAAAAGAAActctaaaaaaagaaaaagaaatgagtgaCTAAAAcgaaaacttattaaaattgagtgactaaaatgagaGTAAAATGACCTTGCGTAGCCCCAAACTAacgagtgaccaaaatgaaaactattGTTAATGGTAgcacctaaattttaaattttcttttaaatttttatgcccaaaatgaaaatttataaaagtcgGGTGACTAACTATATAGTAcccaataataaatttattttattatctggTTTTCTTTCTAAGGATAATTTAATTACACTGTCATGGAGTTCATCCGTGGATTTGGCTATAACATTCTTTTAACCCCCACAATGGTAAATTATTAATTGGCTAATGCCATTGACGATGAAGTATTCTGGTAAATGTTTACCATGGTTCTTAAGGAAATTGGAGATGAAGTCAATAACGTCAAGGTAATAATTGAATAAGGGTAGGCTTACGTTTTCAACGTTGAGATAATTGCTTGGTCCCCCCTACCTAATATTCCTCTTGGCTACGTAACTTGCGTTAATTACAAAACACCGATGGATCTGCCATTGCCAAACATAGCTTCATTGTTTTTTGTTTCCCCTTTCCCCCtttcgatttttttataattcaatttattacatataattactttttaaaaaaattaaattttaataaataatagttagttatttaagttttgaacttgtaataatattactaatgtatttaaatattttaattaattatgaaaattatttatgagaATTATATAGggtttattatgtatataaagtAGGCTTGGGAATTAATGTTGATATCAATCATTTTAAACACGTAATTTAACaagaaaagaatattttatCCCTTAATAGATTGGTTATATTTTATCGTGAGCGCCAATTCGATAATTATATATCACATCAACAATTTTTTCCATGACAGATCGATAGAAGTCTTTTTCCTTATATCTTTTTTGAAAGTATATATGGAACAACAACTAAGGTTTCCTTTCGTTCGGTGTTTAACTCGCAGTGAGGCACGATTGAGTAACTTTTTCACTTCAAACATATTGAAATCTTTGTTTGGATGCACTTTGATGCAAAGGCAATTGGACGATTCAAATCTCACTTAAGGATTAGTCTGTGGACTAAAGCTTGAACCTCCAGTAAAGGGTAGTGAAAAAGTAAGGTTTTTGGTTTGACAATAATGCTCATACTTTTATCtatgattttccttttttatccttaaaagttgaaataattatCTACCCAACCttattcattttcatgtttGAGAAACTTTAGCATATTATTGAAGGTTTTCCCTTGTTCTATTGCTCAATTAATTATTGCGGCTGCCCCTTGATTTAAGCATTAAATGTtagtttttcatgtatttgggtGTTGTTTACATAATATTCATGATTTagataattttgttgttgtgtttatgatttttttttatattttgatcttgTTTTTCTCTACtgattttattctaattttgttgGTTTTTATTGTTTGTTGCTTTGGTTTGTTGTTATGCTATTTTGATCATGTAATGCCCTCGACTCGACCCGATTGACCGGATCCAAATCTCGAGTGTTACTACTCAAACTCAGACTTGTACCATTTGACACTTACTAACACATTTATTATTGAATAATGCCTCTTCTTATATTAAAACTAGTTGACTCATAACTAAGCATTTCATGACTTACAAGCGCATATCACGCCCTTACAATTGGTGGACTCTTACAAagaaatacatacatatatataaccaaTCGACCTAACTCTTTTCAAATTGTCGGGGCTAAGACAACCATTACTTTTATGTGGTTAATTCATTCTATACGTACAATGGGGGTTCGTacaataacttaatttaatttcgtAACTCTTATAGCTTGATCAGAACCGCGCGATTCTAATCTGTATGCATAAGTGCCCTACTTCGTCCTTTCCTCGGTGCAACCCTGGCGTCATCCCTCACGACATCCTTCATGTCTGAAACATAAAACACACAAGGGTAAGTTAGATAGAACTTAGTGAGGAATCCCCCTTTTTACCTGAATTCACATTTAAGGCTTTCTTTGTAGATACACATCTTTGACTTGCCAGTCGTAAGAACTTCACTGTGAGGTTCAAGTTAGCTTTTTCAGAGTCCACCCAGTTGGCGTTGTTACCGGATGGTGGTCACATAGGCCTTTACTCAGATTACTACATGGAGGCGAATACTTCCTTTGTCATA
The nucleotide sequence above comes from Gossypium raimondii isolate GPD5lz chromosome 13, ASM2569854v1, whole genome shotgun sequence. Encoded proteins:
- the LOC105784516 gene encoding peroxidase 3, which codes for MAGTSSARIVLVVVFGVLALIGSAQAQLQMNFYASSCPKAEQIVLDYVKQHIPNAPSLAASFLRMHFHDCIVRGCDASVLLNSTSGQAEKNAVPNLTLRGFDFIERVKSLLEAECPGVVSCADILTLVARDSVVTTGGPFWNVPTGRRDGVISNITEANTNIPSPFHNFTTLLTLFSNQGLNLTDLVLLSGGHTIGISHCPAVSRRLYNSTGPGGIDPTMDSEYAENLKANKCKTASDNTTILEMDPGSRKTFDLSYYSLLLKRRGLFQSDAALTTDSTSLAFINQLLTSPPQFFFDEFAKAMEKMGRVNVKTGSEGQIRKQCALVNN